One genomic segment of Luteimonas galliterrae includes these proteins:
- a CDS encoding helix-turn-helix domain-containing protein, with translation MAAATYAIGWGAVRYPSPMGFIAITPAPALSHLIESIWDCDARSQPQALERIMPVAKAGLIVNLAENETRTYDPDTLQCTRHSAFTLDGPADRCSVIDTAEQVAVMGVVFHPGAAAPFFRERFDRLRNGCTDMEDFIGADAGRLRERLLEAGDAASRLRTLHAWLQARAQGAAPRTGTLIHALALLDRTPQVQRIDRLARDCGLSPRRLNALFNEEVGLAPKRYARLQRFHRVVGLAHRQRSVDWADVAADCGFHDQPHLVREFRAFSGLTPTAYLSRQGPWRNHVPLG, from the coding sequence GTGGCGGCGGCCACCTATGCCATCGGTTGGGGCGCGGTGCGCTACCCTTCGCCCATGGGCTTCATTGCGATCACGCCGGCGCCTGCCTTGTCGCACCTGATCGAGTCGATCTGGGATTGCGATGCGCGCTCGCAGCCGCAGGCCCTGGAACGCATCATGCCGGTGGCCAAGGCCGGGCTGATCGTCAACCTGGCCGAAAACGAGACCCGCACCTACGATCCCGACACCTTGCAGTGCACCCGGCATTCGGCCTTCACGCTCGACGGGCCTGCCGACCGCTGCAGCGTGATCGATACCGCCGAGCAGGTCGCCGTGATGGGCGTGGTCTTCCACCCCGGCGCGGCCGCGCCTTTCTTCCGCGAACGGTTCGATCGCCTGCGCAACGGCTGCACCGATATGGAAGATTTCATCGGCGCCGATGCCGGGCGGCTGCGCGAACGCCTGCTCGAGGCCGGCGATGCCGCCTCGCGGCTGCGCACGCTGCACGCGTGGCTGCAGGCGCGCGCGCAAGGCGCCGCGCCGCGCACTGGTACGCTGATCCACGCGCTCGCCCTGCTCGACCGTACGCCGCAAGTGCAGCGCATCGACCGCCTGGCGCGCGATTGCGGCTTGTCGCCGCGGCGCCTGAATGCGCTGTTCAACGAGGAAGTCGGCCTGGCGCCGAAACGCTACGCGCGGCTGCAGCGCTTCCATCGCGTGGTGGGGCTCGCGCACCGGCAACGCAGCGTCGACTGGGCCGACGTGGCCGCCGACTGCGGCTTTCACGACCAGCCCCACTTGGTCCGCGAATTCCGCGCGTTTTCGGGCCTTACGCCCACTGCCTACCTGTCGCGGCAAGGTCCCTGGCGCAACCACGTTCCGCTCGGATAG
- a CDS encoding MBL fold metallo-hydrolase: MRERLSRRDFLGGLAAAAALSAMPLAPAAASPTLRAQRLAWAGVRLQLDTATLFLDPLLNPDVWGAALEDPLIPVSVDKGDRYVLATHRHPDHCDPVAIRQALGANGTLLMAASAGSPFGGDFRTRLAPLYEPQVLGDFTATAVPAADGYGDVQVSWIVSGGGRRIIHCGDTLWHGAWWQIGRQYGPFDAAFLPINGAKFAWRKPVSDIHAVLTPEEAVAAAVVMGARQIVPIHYGVDGAEGYQELPDVEASLTRIAAKRGVGVEIRRPGEWLEWTPNR, from the coding sequence ATGCGTGAGCGCCTGTCGCGTCGCGATTTCCTCGGTGGTTTGGCCGCGGCGGCCGCCCTATCGGCAATGCCGCTTGCGCCCGCAGCCGCGTCGCCCACGCTGCGCGCGCAACGGCTCGCCTGGGCCGGCGTGCGCCTGCAACTGGACACGGCGACGCTGTTCCTGGATCCGTTGCTGAACCCCGATGTCTGGGGCGCCGCGTTGGAGGATCCGCTGATCCCGGTGTCCGTCGACAAGGGCGATCGCTACGTGCTGGCCACGCATCGGCACCCGGACCATTGCGATCCTGTCGCGATCCGCCAGGCGCTGGGCGCGAACGGCACGCTGCTGATGGCCGCGAGCGCCGGCAGCCCGTTCGGCGGCGATTTCCGCACGCGGCTCGCGCCGCTCTACGAACCGCAGGTGCTGGGCGACTTCACCGCGACCGCCGTGCCGGCGGCCGATGGCTACGGCGATGTGCAAGTGTCGTGGATCGTTTCCGGCGGCGGCCGCCGCATCATCCATTGCGGCGATACCTTGTGGCACGGCGCATGGTGGCAGATCGGCCGCCAGTACGGGCCTTTCGATGCCGCATTCCTGCCGATCAACGGCGCGAAATTCGCGTGGCGCAAACCGGTCAGCGATATACATGCGGTTTTGACGCCCGAGGAGGCCGTGGCGGCTGCGGTGGTGATGGGCGCTCGGCAAATCGTGCCGATCCACTACGGAGTCGATGGCGCAGAAGGCTACCAGGAGCTGCCCGATGTAGAAGCTTCGTTGACGCGGATCGCGGCGAAACGGGGCGTCGGCGTGGAGATACGCCGCCCCGGCGAATGGCTCGAATGGACACCCA
- a CDS encoding VOC family protein has product MNLAADTRSTVIPCLRYRNALAAIDWLGQAFGFEKHAVYADGDTVHHAQLVFGSGMVMLGSADNASEWGRRIAQPDEIGGRETQSACVIVVDADAHYARAKAAGAEILIDIADQDYGGRGYSCRDPEGHIWWFGSYDPWKA; this is encoded by the coding sequence ATGAATCTCGCCGCAGACACCCGTTCCACCGTCATCCCTTGCCTGCGCTACCGCAACGCACTGGCCGCGATCGACTGGCTGGGCCAGGCATTCGGTTTTGAAAAGCATGCGGTCTACGCCGATGGCGACACCGTCCACCACGCGCAGTTGGTATTCGGCAGCGGCATGGTCATGCTCGGCTCGGCCGACAACGCCAGCGAATGGGGCCGGCGTATCGCCCAGCCCGACGAAATCGGCGGCCGCGAAACGCAGAGTGCCTGCGTCATCGTCGTCGATGCCGACGCTCACTACGCTCGGGCCAAGGCCGCCGGCGCCGAGATCCTGATCGACATCGCCGACCAGGACTACGGCGGCCGCGGTTATTCCTGCCGCGATCCGGAAGGGCATATCTGGTGGTTCGGCAGTTACGACCCCTGGAAGGCGTAA
- a CDS encoding DUF885 domain-containing protein: MRPNLLAAAVLAATLAACQGQSPPPAAPDAAPQAAAASQQDAKFADLSKRWLDGWMRLNPVTATQIGDHRFDEDIDDLSAAGRQRASDFSKGLLAELDAIDASKLSRENQVDAMILRNQLRGDIWNLETLQGWAWDPQVYSGLAGGAIYNLMAREFAPMPQRLKSATVRMQKIPAVFAQARANLDPARVPRIHAETVAKQNAGVLSLIDTLIVPNAGQLSGDDRKRLDEAIADLRKAVAEQQTWLDKTLVPNAKGDFRIGAERYDEKLQFSLNSALSRAEIKQRAETELKRVRDEMYGIARTVLKDKPDAPDMPDAPDDDQRQKAIEAALELAYAERPARDQVVDFAKKTLADATAFTRAKNLVTVPDDPVKIILMPEFQRGVAVAYCDSPGPLDKGLDTYYAISPIPDDWSQAQADSFLREYNDRMIHLLSIHEAMPGHYLEGAHSVNSPSTLRAVLRSGLFAEGWAVYAEDVMADAGYLDNDPLFRLVQLKFYLRTISNAILDQGVHVDHWTREQAMDLMTQQAFQQEREASGKWVRAQLTSAQLPTYFVGAQEFFDLRKAVEQRQDGKFDLKAYHDKVLSYGAPPVRFVRELMLDEPIK; encoded by the coding sequence ATGCGCCCTAACCTGCTCGCTGCGGCCGTGCTCGCCGCCACTCTCGCCGCCTGCCAAGGGCAGTCGCCGCCGCCTGCGGCGCCCGACGCGGCTCCGCAGGCAGCTGCGGCTTCGCAACAGGATGCGAAGTTCGCCGACTTGTCCAAGCGCTGGCTCGACGGCTGGATGCGGCTGAACCCTGTCACCGCCACCCAGATCGGCGACCATCGCTTCGACGAGGACATCGACGACCTCAGCGCCGCCGGCCGTCAACGCGCGAGCGACTTCAGCAAGGGCCTGCTGGCCGAACTCGATGCGATCGACGCTTCCAAACTGTCGCGCGAGAACCAGGTCGACGCCATGATCCTGCGCAACCAGTTGCGCGGCGATATCTGGAATCTGGAGACGCTGCAGGGCTGGGCCTGGGACCCGCAGGTGTACAGCGGCCTGGCCGGCGGCGCCATCTACAACCTGATGGCGCGCGAGTTCGCGCCGATGCCTCAGCGGTTGAAATCGGCGACCGTGCGCATGCAGAAGATCCCGGCGGTGTTCGCGCAGGCGCGCGCCAACCTGGATCCGGCGCGCGTACCCAGGATCCACGCCGAGACCGTGGCCAAGCAGAACGCAGGCGTGCTCAGCCTGATCGACACTTTGATCGTGCCGAATGCGGGGCAGTTGAGCGGCGACGACCGCAAACGGCTCGACGAGGCCATCGCCGACCTGCGCAAGGCCGTCGCCGAGCAGCAGACCTGGCTCGACAAGACCTTGGTGCCCAACGCCAAGGGGGATTTCCGCATCGGCGCGGAACGCTACGACGAGAAGTTGCAGTTCTCGCTCAATTCCGCGCTGTCCCGCGCCGAAATCAAGCAGCGCGCCGAGACCGAGCTCAAGCGCGTGCGCGACGAGATGTACGGCATCGCGCGCACCGTGCTGAAGGACAAGCCGGATGCGCCGGACATGCCGGATGCTCCGGACGACGATCAGCGTCAGAAAGCGATCGAGGCCGCGCTGGAGTTGGCCTACGCCGAACGCCCGGCGCGCGACCAGGTGGTCGATTTCGCCAAGAAGACGCTGGCCGACGCCACCGCCTTCACCCGCGCCAAGAACCTGGTCACGGTGCCGGACGATCCGGTCAAGATCATCCTGATGCCCGAATTCCAGCGCGGCGTGGCGGTGGCCTACTGCGATTCGCCCGGGCCGCTGGACAAAGGGCTGGACACCTACTACGCCATATCGCCGATTCCGGACGACTGGAGCCAGGCCCAGGCCGATTCGTTCCTGCGCGAGTACAACGACCGCATGATCCACTTGCTGTCGATCCACGAAGCGATGCCTGGCCACTATCTGGAAGGCGCGCATTCGGTGAACTCGCCGTCGACGTTGCGCGCGGTGCTGCGGTCGGGCCTGTTCGCCGAGGGTTGGGCCGTCTACGCGGAAGACGTGATGGCCGATGCAGGCTATCTGGACAACGATCCGCTGTTCCGCCTGGTGCAGCTGAAGTTCTATCTGCGCACCATTTCCAACGCGATCCTGGACCAGGGCGTGCATGTCGACCACTGGACGCGCGAACAGGCGATGGACCTGATGACCCAGCAGGCGTTCCAGCAGGAGCGCGAAGCCTCCGGAAAATGGGTGCGCGCGCAACTGACGTCCGCGCAGCTGCCGACGTATTTCGTCGGTGCGCAGGAATTCTTCGATCTGCGCAAGGCGGTGGAACAGCGCCAGGACGGCAAGTTCGACCTGAAGGCCTACCACGACAAGGTGCTGTCGTACGGCGCGCCGCCGGTGCGCTTCGTGCGCGAGTTGATGCTCGACGAGCCGATCAAATAG
- a CDS encoding DUF2785 domain-containing protein: protein MRHILLWACCLLSAPAFAQTCPPEGQSKASLQALKALQFTLPDAAEKQKLAEGLLACLGDPDSELRDGIAYEALTQWMRAGDFGADTLRGMRDKLYAMLDGEDKPGFAHPFAALVLSEVARTDRVKPWMSPEERAAMVDRAAAYVESVRDYRGYIDGEGWRHGVAHGADWLMQLSLNPALERAQLDRILAGVASQALPETGHAYVFGEPGRLARPVLYVAQRGELSEADWQAWFAALPPRLGKLNREDYTNWMARRHDLLAFLTNLYLEADQTDDAKIKALKPAIVAALKQVQ, encoded by the coding sequence ATGCGCCATATCCTGTTGTGGGCTTGTTGCCTGCTGTCCGCGCCGGCATTCGCGCAGACTTGTCCGCCCGAGGGCCAGAGCAAGGCCTCGCTGCAGGCCCTGAAGGCCTTGCAATTCACTCTGCCCGATGCGGCCGAAAAGCAGAAGCTGGCCGAGGGCTTGCTCGCCTGCCTCGGCGATCCCGATTCCGAGTTGCGCGACGGCATCGCCTACGAAGCCTTGACGCAATGGATGCGGGCGGGCGATTTCGGCGCCGATACGCTGCGCGGCATGCGCGACAAGCTTTACGCGATGCTGGATGGGGAAGACAAGCCGGGGTTCGCGCATCCGTTCGCGGCGCTGGTGCTCTCCGAAGTGGCCCGCACCGATCGGGTCAAACCCTGGATGTCCCCGGAAGAACGCGCAGCGATGGTCGACCGCGCCGCGGCTTACGTCGAATCGGTACGCGACTATCGCGGCTACATCGACGGCGAAGGCTGGCGCCATGGCGTGGCGCACGGCGCCGATTGGCTGATGCAGTTGTCGCTGAACCCGGCCCTGGAACGCGCGCAGCTCGACCGCATCCTGGCGGGCGTGGCCTCGCAGGCTTTGCCGGAAACCGGTCATGCGTACGTGTTCGGCGAGCCGGGACGCCTGGCGCGGCCGGTGTTGTACGTGGCCCAACGGGGTGAGTTGTCCGAAGCCGATTGGCAGGCCTGGTTCGCGGCGTTGCCGCCCAGGCTTGGCAAGCTCAATCGCGAGGACTACACGAACTGGATGGCGCGTCGGCACGATCTGCTAGCCTTCCTGACCAACCTCTATCTGGAGGCCGACCAGACCGACGACGCGAAGATTAAGGCCTTGAAGCCGGCGATCGTGGCGGCGTTGAAGCAGGTGCAATAA
- a CDS encoding LysR substrate-binding domain-containing protein gives MNMRPSLLPALGVFAAAARHQNFAHAAEELHLTASAVSHHVRKLESMLGIALFQRHARGVTLTGEGRQLADAASIAVSDLEAVAESLGKARAEERLRINTLHSLTYCWLLPRLSRFLALHPKIRISIETEVALTRFDEGGADLAIRHGPGHWPGLSAHHLMDDELFPVASPALPGIDRIAEPKQIAALPLLSDHALQGWRDWFRAAGLRGLRLPDMHLMSDSTDVMRAAVYGIGAALARKYIAMPYLQRYELVRLPGPALKTRFAYYAVHPAHRPLTKNAAIFIDWLKHEAQDENTPLPPAIGI, from the coding sequence ATGAATATGCGCCCCAGCCTGTTGCCCGCGCTCGGCGTGTTCGCCGCGGCTGCCCGCCACCAGAATTTCGCTCATGCCGCAGAGGAGCTGCACCTGACCGCGAGCGCGGTGAGCCACCACGTGCGCAAGCTCGAAAGCATGCTCGGCATCGCCCTGTTCCAGCGCCATGCGCGCGGTGTGACCCTGACCGGCGAAGGACGGCAGCTGGCCGACGCGGCCTCGATCGCGGTGTCGGATCTGGAAGCGGTGGCCGAATCCCTAGGCAAGGCCCGCGCCGAAGAACGGCTGCGCATCAATACGCTGCATTCGCTGACCTATTGCTGGCTGCTGCCGCGGCTGTCGAGGTTCCTGGCGCTGCATCCCAAGATCAGGATCAGCATCGAAACCGAAGTGGCGTTGACGCGTTTCGACGAGGGCGGCGCCGATCTCGCCATCCGTCACGGACCCGGACACTGGCCCGGGCTCAGCGCGCACCACCTGATGGACGACGAACTCTTTCCGGTGGCCTCGCCGGCGCTGCCCGGCATCGACCGCATCGCCGAACCCAAACAGATCGCCGCGCTGCCGCTGCTATCCGATCATGCGCTGCAGGGCTGGCGCGACTGGTTCCGTGCCGCCGGCCTGCGCGGGCTGCGCCTGCCCGACATGCATCTGATGAGCGACAGCACCGATGTGATGCGCGCCGCGGTGTACGGCATCGGCGCAGCACTGGCGCGCAAGTACATCGCCATGCCTTATCTGCAACGCTACGAGCTCGTGCGCCTACCTGGCCCGGCGTTGAAGACCCGTTTCGCTTACTACGCGGTGCATCCCGCGCATCGTCCGCTCACAAAGAATGCGGCGATCTTCATCGATTGGCTCAAGCATGAGGCGCAGGACGAGAACACACCGTTGCCGCCGGCGATCGGCATCTGA
- a CDS encoding GFA family protein has product MKHQGSCHCGRIAFELDADVVEAIDCNCSMCRRRGSLLAFFPREALTLRTPESDYGTYRFNKEKIDHHFCPNCGIAPFSDAVNPKTGQHMAAVNVRCLPDIDLSAIKVNKFDGASL; this is encoded by the coding sequence ATGAAACACCAGGGCAGCTGCCATTGCGGACGTATCGCATTCGAACTCGACGCCGATGTCGTGGAAGCCATCGACTGCAATTGCTCGATGTGCCGCCGCCGCGGCTCGCTGCTCGCTTTCTTCCCGCGCGAGGCGCTGACTCTCAGGACGCCCGAATCCGACTATGGGACTTATCGCTTCAACAAGGAAAAGATCGATCACCACTTTTGTCCTAACTGCGGCATCGCGCCGTTCAGCGATGCCGTGAATCCTAAGACCGGCCAGCATATGGCCGCGGTCAACGTCCGTTGCCTGCCGGACATCGATCTGTCAGCGATCAAGGTCAATAAGTTCGACGGCGCCAGTCTCTGA
- a CDS encoding M1 family metallopeptidase, with amino-acid sequence MPRFHALTALGLMLCLPVATAVAKQSAAPSAAPADTACKDVPFAAADAAAVSVPSAADAWGGPRKGDEATLSDRVVRYDIHATLDPVKHTIDGKQKLTWRNRSAQPVCAVYLHMYLNAFESANSTFMTEQRNLNFAFRSDVPVEDGDWGYSKLDRVQQNGQAVRWRFVQPDGGPSTDRTVVRLDLPQPVAPGASTTLDIDFFNQLPRVTARTGYFGTFHLVAQWFPKIGVLELPGERGAVAPRWNVHEFHMHSEFYADFGEYDVRITVPKGYTVGATGEETGAPVEAGGKITHRFVQNDVHDFAWTADNRYAKPLDGFYEGPGSPRVKVRVLYPPEYESNAKPALQATIDSLAYFSRTLGPYPYKTVTVVIPPFNAQEAGGMEYPTFFTASSYKNVDPDTLARYGLDFVTIHEFGHGYFYGILASNEFEEPMLDEGLNEYWDQRMLRERKQRIHATTPWLKRIGFAPAIDGFDGERLGAMTGNPADALGQNSWNRMSSRSYGTVYSRTATTMHDLEQRVGKEALERAFKLYYARWKFRHPSIADFRDALIEGTGQRETVERIFAQQVYATRKVDDSIAEFSSEEALPVPGYVERGGKRIEVTSEALDKAIEDKRKAWKEMNPKAKDGEGPFPYRTTVLVRRDGADVPQVLRVTFADGSSETVHWNGAQPWQRFSWVKRSKAVSAQLDPDGHINLDSDKLDDGRTLDSDRSATRRWVGDITALLQNFFAMLVSL; translated from the coding sequence ATGCCGAGATTCCATGCCTTGACGGCGCTGGGCTTGATGCTCTGCCTGCCGGTCGCTACCGCCGTTGCGAAACAATCCGCCGCGCCATCGGCGGCGCCTGCGGACACCGCCTGCAAGGACGTCCCGTTCGCCGCCGCGGATGCCGCAGCCGTATCGGTGCCCAGCGCGGCCGATGCCTGGGGCGGACCGCGCAAGGGCGACGAAGCTACGCTGTCCGATCGCGTGGTTCGCTACGACATCCATGCGACGCTGGATCCGGTCAAGCACACCATCGACGGCAAGCAGAAGCTGACTTGGCGCAACCGCAGCGCGCAACCGGTATGCGCGGTCTATCTGCACATGTACCTGAACGCTTTCGAGAGCGCGAACAGCACGTTCATGACCGAACAGCGCAACCTCAATTTCGCTTTCCGCAGCGATGTGCCGGTCGAGGACGGCGACTGGGGCTACAGCAAGCTCGATCGCGTGCAGCAGAACGGCCAAGCGGTGCGCTGGCGTTTCGTGCAGCCCGACGGCGGCCCGTCCACCGATCGCACCGTGGTGCGGCTCGATTTGCCGCAGCCGGTCGCACCCGGCGCGAGCACCACGCTGGATATCGACTTCTTCAACCAGTTGCCCCGCGTCACCGCCCGCACCGGCTATTTCGGCACTTTCCACCTCGTCGCGCAGTGGTTTCCCAAGATCGGCGTGCTGGAACTGCCTGGCGAGCGCGGCGCCGTCGCGCCGCGCTGGAACGTGCACGAGTTCCACATGCACAGCGAGTTCTATGCCGACTTCGGCGAGTACGACGTGCGCATCACCGTACCCAAGGGTTACACCGTGGGCGCCACGGGCGAGGAGACAGGAGCCCCGGTCGAAGCCGGCGGCAAGATCACGCACCGTTTCGTGCAGAACGACGTGCACGACTTCGCCTGGACCGCGGACAACCGCTACGCCAAGCCGCTGGACGGCTTCTACGAAGGTCCGGGCAGTCCGCGGGTGAAGGTGCGCGTGCTCTACCCGCCCGAATACGAATCCAACGCCAAGCCCGCGCTGCAGGCGACGATCGATTCGCTGGCTTATTTCTCGCGCACGTTGGGACCGTATCCGTACAAGACCGTGACCGTGGTGATCCCGCCGTTCAACGCGCAGGAAGCCGGCGGCATGGAATATCCGACGTTCTTCACCGCGTCCAGCTACAAGAACGTCGACCCCGATACGCTCGCCCGTTACGGCTTGGATTTCGTCACCATCCACGAATTCGGCCACGGCTATTTCTACGGCATCCTGGCCTCGAACGAGTTCGAAGAGCCGATGCTCGACGAAGGCCTCAACGAGTATTGGGACCAACGCATGCTGCGCGAGCGCAAGCAGCGCATCCATGCGACGACGCCCTGGCTCAAGCGGATCGGCTTCGCGCCGGCGATCGACGGCTTCGACGGCGAGCGGCTCGGCGCCATGACCGGCAACCCTGCCGATGCGCTCGGGCAGAATTCCTGGAACCGCATGTCCAGCCGCAGCTACGGCACGGTCTATTCGCGCACCGCCACGACCATGCACGACCTGGAGCAGCGCGTCGGCAAGGAAGCGCTGGAGCGCGCCTTCAAGCTTTACTACGCGCGCTGGAAGTTCCGCCACCCCAGCATCGCCGATTTCCGCGACGCGCTGATCGAAGGCACCGGCCAGCGCGAAACGGTCGAGCGGATCTTCGCGCAGCAGGTCTATGCCACGCGCAAGGTCGACGACAGCATCGCCGAGTTCTCCAGCGAAGAAGCGCTACCGGTGCCCGGCTACGTCGAACGCGGCGGCAAGCGCATCGAAGTGACCAGCGAGGCGCTGGACAAGGCGATCGAGGACAAGCGCAAGGCCTGGAAGGAAATGAATCCGAAAGCGAAGGACGGCGAAGGCCCGTTCCCGTACCGCACCACGGTGCTGGTCCGGCGCGACGGCGCCGACGTGCCGCAGGTGCTGCGCGTGACCTTCGCCGACGGCAGCAGCGAAACCGTGCACTGGAACGGCGCCCAACCATGGCAACGTTTCAGCTGGGTCAAACGCAGCAAGGCGGTATCGGCGCAATTGGATCCCGACGGCCACATCAACCTGGACAGCGACAAACTCGACGACGGCCGCACGCTGGACAGCGACCGTTCCGCCACACGGCGTTGGGTGGGCGACATCACCGCCCTGCTGCAGAACTTCTTCGCGATGTTGGTGAGCCTATGA
- a CDS encoding serine hydrolase, which translates to MLLSAAACFTAFAQAPAPELPEQLRDFDAYVESVRKQFDVPGISVAIVKDGRIVLERGYGVRKLGESAPVDAHTLFAIASNTKAFTAASLSILADEKKLSLDDRVIDHLPWFQMSDPYVTREMRIRDLLVHRSGLSLGAGDLLFWPATTYTTREIAERLRNVPLTGNFRSQYAYDNILYGVAQLVIEKASGQSYEAFLRKRIFEPLGMDETRFNSDSIKPGDNVATGHAKSDFKDLKPVPMMSWSNVAAAGGIYSSAHDLTKWMNVQLAGGAISGEGDKAKRLFSAKRQKEMWSIVTPIPIGEPSVPELAAAMPNFLGYGEGWNLSDYRGQKLVWHTGGWPGMVSRLTLVPGKKVGVIVLTSQEVGAAFNAVTLRALDAMLDAPKTDWVDAYAKAVAKAQGKADDDWKKHQAARDASSKPSLPLAKYAGTYRDPWYGDVVLSQGGKGLQIQFSKTAQLLGDLEHWQHDVFLVKWRDRSLNADAFLSFALTPDGAIREVRMEPVSPLTDFSFDFQDLRLAPAEKDKQ; encoded by the coding sequence ATGCTGCTGTCCGCGGCCGCCTGCTTCACGGCGTTCGCGCAGGCGCCCGCGCCGGAGCTGCCGGAACAACTGCGGGATTTCGACGCCTACGTCGAAAGCGTGCGCAAGCAGTTCGACGTGCCGGGCATCTCGGTGGCCATCGTCAAGGACGGCCGGATCGTGCTCGAGCGCGGCTACGGCGTGCGCAAATTGGGCGAAAGCGCGCCGGTCGATGCGCACACGCTGTTCGCCATCGCTTCCAACACGAAAGCCTTCACCGCGGCATCGCTGTCGATCCTGGCCGACGAGAAGAAGCTGAGCCTGGACGATCGCGTCATCGACCATCTGCCTTGGTTCCAGATGTCCGATCCTTACGTGACCCGAGAAATGCGCATCCGCGACCTGCTGGTGCACCGCAGCGGCCTGAGCCTGGGCGCCGGCGACCTGCTGTTCTGGCCGGCGACCACCTACACCACGCGCGAGATCGCCGAGCGCCTGCGCAACGTGCCGCTGACCGGCAATTTCCGCAGCCAGTACGCGTACGACAACATCCTGTACGGCGTGGCGCAATTGGTGATCGAGAAGGCCAGCGGGCAGAGCTACGAGGCATTCCTGCGCAAGCGCATCTTCGAGCCGCTGGGCATGGACGAGACGCGCTTCAATAGCGATTCGATCAAGCCCGGCGACAACGTCGCCACCGGCCACGCCAAGTCCGATTTCAAGGACCTCAAGCCGGTGCCGATGATGTCCTGGTCCAACGTCGCCGCGGCCGGCGGCATCTACTCGAGCGCGCACGATCTGACCAAATGGATGAACGTGCAACTCGCCGGCGGCGCGATTTCCGGCGAGGGCGACAAGGCCAAGCGCCTGTTCAGCGCCAAGCGCCAAAAGGAAATGTGGTCGATCGTCACGCCGATCCCGATCGGCGAACCTTCCGTTCCCGAACTCGCGGCCGCCATGCCGAATTTCCTCGGCTATGGCGAAGGCTGGAACCTGTCCGACTACCGCGGCCAGAAGCTGGTCTGGCACACCGGCGGCTGGCCGGGCATGGTGTCGCGGCTGACCCTGGTTCCGGGCAAGAAGGTCGGCGTGATCGTGCTGACCAGCCAGGAAGTCGGCGCAGCTTTCAACGCGGTCACCTTGCGCGCGCTGGATGCGATGCTCGACGCGCCCAAGACCGACTGGGTGGACGCCTATGCCAAGGCGGTCGCCAAAGCGCAGGGCAAGGCCGACGACGACTGGAAGAAGCATCAGGCCGCGCGCGATGCGTCCTCCAAGCCGTCGCTGCCGCTGGCCAAGTACGCCGGCACGTATCGCGACCCGTGGTACGGCGATGTCGTCCTCAGCCAAGGCGGCAAGGGCCTGCAGATCCAGTTTTCCAAGACCGCGCAGCTGCTCGGCGACCTGGAGCACTGGCAGCACGACGTGTTCCTGGTCAAGTGGCGCGACCGTTCGTTGAATGCCGACGCTTTCCTCAGCTTCGCGCTGACGCCAGACGGTGCGATCCGCGAGGTCAGGATGGAGCCGGTGTCGCCGTTGACCGATTTCAGCTTCGATTTCCAGGATCTGCGGCTGGCGCCGGCGGAAAAAGACAAACAGTGA
- a CDS encoding DMT family transporter, which translates to MATIDCSAASAPALVRPAVRDWMTPLELVVLGAIWGASFLFMRVAANDFGAVPLVEVRLALGSLVLLPFLWRARAQFPARLWPKLALIGAINSAIPFILFAWAAQRAPAGVGAIANAMTVLFTALVGFLFFGEKIGTRRATALVAGFAGVVVLASGKVAGASVGWAVVAGAAAAFLYGIGINLVRRHLTGLPPAAVAAATLGVSALLTLPFAAYAWPQAAIGLQSWLSAAMLGVLCTGIAFVMYYRLIARIGASRASTVTYLVPLFGVAWAWMLLDEPLTLTMGIAGALILGSVAMSQRAQK; encoded by the coding sequence ATGGCTACGATCGACTGCAGTGCCGCCTCCGCGCCCGCCCTGGTGCGGCCCGCGGTGCGCGACTGGATGACGCCGCTGGAGTTGGTCGTGCTGGGCGCGATCTGGGGCGCATCCTTCCTTTTCATGCGCGTCGCCGCCAACGACTTCGGCGCGGTGCCGCTGGTCGAAGTACGGCTGGCGCTCGGCTCGCTGGTGCTGCTGCCGTTCCTGTGGCGCGCGCGAGCGCAGTTTCCGGCGCGCTTGTGGCCGAAATTGGCGTTGATAGGCGCGATCAATTCGGCGATACCCTTCATCCTGTTCGCTTGGGCGGCGCAACGCGCGCCTGCCGGCGTCGGCGCGATCGCCAACGCGATGACGGTACTGTTCACTGCGCTGGTCGGCTTCCTGTTCTTCGGCGAGAAGATCGGCACACGCCGCGCGACGGCATTGGTCGCCGGTTTTGCCGGCGTGGTGGTGCTGGCCAGCGGCAAAGTCGCCGGTGCCAGCGTCGGCTGGGCGGTGGTGGCGGGCGCTGCAGCGGCCTTCCTGTACGGCATCGGCATCAACCTGGTGCGCCGCCATCTGACCGGCTTGCCGCCTGCAGCGGTGGCGGCCGCGACGCTGGGCGTGTCCGCCTTGTTGACGCTGCCGTTCGCGGCTTACGCGTGGCCGCAAGCGGCGATCGGCCTGCAGTCGTGGCTGTCCGCCGCGATGCTGGGCGTGTTGTGCACCGGCATCGCCTTCGTCATGTATTACCGCCTGATCGCCCGCATCGGCGCCAGCCGCGCGTCGACCGTGACGTATCTGGTCCCGCTGTTCGGCGTCGCCTGGGCCTGGATGCTGCTCGACGAACCGCTGACTTTGACGATGGGCATCGCCGGCGCGCTGATCCTGGGCAGCGTGGCGATGAGCCAGCGCGCTCAGAAATAA